In Actinomyces radicidentis, one genomic interval encodes:
- a CDS encoding anchored repeat ABC transporter, substrate-binding protein: MTSCRTTRPRRVGPRAAAALAVAALGLAGCAGPARLGAVDPAHDGELRVVTTTGILADLTRHVAGDRATVTQMVPDGADPHSWEPSLRSVRDVAYADLAVSNYLLLEEHSIIRTLDANLPPSAVSVSVAEAAAKQGATILPLVEDRSLDTIWLGMRVLGDGAALGANRSSTIDLTATKVEGPGDASAYLTTSFGAPEVGFSTDDGLTPASDDADPGPDTTVLPADAHQHMSWAFTRPGVYRVTFAPRLHAADGTTSELRPATAVFAVGVSGDEVAAAEGRTVLDAGHADVTVDLTTGGTDLAVDASSLPEALKAAATPVSADEDPAAHAAGTSTVELDDVVLSVPPRTLTQVPGTSGFRFLGKPGDPVYVLPQAVLGKHVHGDIDPHLWHDVHNAEAYVRVIRDALIGVDPDGDAEYRANTDSYLARLDALDAEVTRTIDTIPAGRRRLVTTNDAYGYLAHAYGLEVAGFVAPNPGVEPSVADRIRLTATLEDLRIPAVFLEPNLARTRSTLRTVAEESGVEVCPLYGDTLDARAPGYEDMMRANARSLARCLGGDPDSPGAAPPAATSSAAPTATADPAPARPDPMETP; this comes from the coding sequence GTGACCTCCTGCCGCACCACTCGCCCCCGGCGGGTCGGACCCAGGGCGGCGGCGGCCCTCGCCGTCGCCGCCCTGGGCCTGGCGGGCTGCGCCGGGCCCGCCCGGCTCGGCGCCGTCGACCCCGCCCACGACGGCGAGCTCCGCGTCGTCACCACGACGGGCATCCTCGCCGACCTCACCCGCCACGTCGCCGGCGACCGCGCCACCGTCACGCAGATGGTGCCCGACGGCGCCGACCCGCACTCCTGGGAGCCGTCCCTGCGCTCCGTGCGCGACGTCGCCTACGCCGACCTCGCCGTCTCCAACTACCTGCTCCTCGAGGAGCACTCCATCATCCGCACCCTCGACGCCAACCTGCCTCCCTCCGCAGTGAGCGTCTCCGTGGCCGAGGCCGCAGCCAAGCAGGGCGCGACGATCCTGCCGCTCGTCGAGGACCGCTCCCTCGACACGATCTGGCTCGGCATGCGCGTCCTCGGCGACGGCGCCGCCCTCGGCGCCAACCGCTCCTCCACCATCGACCTCACCGCCACGAAGGTGGAGGGACCCGGCGACGCGAGCGCCTACCTCACCACCTCCTTCGGCGCCCCCGAGGTCGGCTTCTCCACCGACGACGGGCTCACCCCCGCCTCCGACGACGCCGACCCGGGCCCCGACACGACGGTCCTGCCCGCCGACGCCCACCAGCACATGAGCTGGGCCTTCACCCGGCCCGGCGTCTACCGCGTGACCTTCGCGCCGCGGCTCCACGCCGCCGACGGCACCACCAGCGAGCTGCGCCCCGCCACCGCCGTCTTCGCCGTCGGGGTCAGCGGGGACGAGGTCGCCGCCGCCGAGGGCCGCACCGTCCTCGACGCCGGCCACGCCGACGTCACCGTCGACCTCACGACCGGCGGCACGGACCTCGCCGTCGACGCCTCCTCCCTGCCCGAGGCCCTCAAGGCCGCCGCGACCCCCGTGAGCGCCGACGAGGACCCGGCCGCGCACGCCGCCGGCACGAGCACCGTCGAACTCGACGACGTCGTGCTCTCCGTCCCGCCACGGACCCTCACCCAGGTGCCCGGGACGAGCGGCTTCCGCTTCCTCGGGAAGCCCGGGGACCCCGTCTACGTCCTGCCGCAGGCGGTCCTCGGCAAGCACGTCCACGGCGACATCGACCCGCACCTGTGGCACGACGTCCACAACGCCGAGGCCTACGTCCGCGTCATCCGCGACGCCCTCATCGGCGTCGACCCCGACGGCGACGCCGAGTACCGCGCCAACACCGACTCCTACCTCGCGAGGCTCGACGCCCTGGACGCCGAGGTCACCCGCACCATCGACACGATCCCCGCCGGCCGGCGCCGCCTCGTCACGACGAACGACGCCTACGGCTACCTCGCCCACGCCTACGGCCTCGAGGTCGCCGGCTTCGTCGCGCCCAACCCGGGCGTCGAGCCCTCCGTCGCCGACCGGATCCGGCTCACCGCGACCCTCGAGGACCTGCGCATCCCCGCCGTCTTCCTCGAGCCCAACCTCGCCAGGACCCGTTCCACGCTGCGGACCGTCGCCGAGGAGTCCGGCGTCGAGGTCTGCCCCCTGTACGGCGACACCCTCGACGCCCGGGCGCCCGGGTACGAGGACATGATGCGCGCCAACGCCCGGTCCCTGGCCCGCTGCCTCGGCGGGGACCCCGACAGCCCCGGCGCCGCGCCGCCCGCCGCGACCTCCTCGGCCGCGCCCACCGCCACGGCCGACCCAGCCCCCGCCCGCCCCGACCCGATGGAGACCCCATGA
- a CDS encoding TIGR03773 family transporter-associated surface protein produces MTTPVPSLQRPPTPPDTRPARRRRRGAPALSLLSIVALSATGLVAPVLAAAPADAAPAAVREVSGTCMPAGADTLLDSGHVDMFNLSSNASGALTLDVKEDVTKLNTHRAPESVVLKVKDQALMDVPAGYPGAPRSWFLPQNQDMNLLWPGWDTLDVRAGGYDKAAFDVSYTGPEGGEISMFQMDGFSPKPISRLADGGFRLDPAGSTIPQDYAAHTHVNWAFSKAGRYTLTVTGRAQKSDGTWSSTSAHTYTIDVGDVPCASLPGASASPSPAASPSAPAAPTTAPAAPTTAPAPSAEPTTAPSAQPSAQPSSAPAPTSSAAPTTPADPGTGSTALKDPVTGADLLHHKHVDAGHIRWNAKKGTFEIGVIDGQTYRDASEVAVRLGPDAGADGREASRIKVPASGILSFLGKPGDILWNAPQEQIDDWRPVWTGLGASELPADFDKDSLYLTLDGVDGPGTVSVWRTVGSDPTEFLNSASTDKRTLSMPSGGHGHYNWSFTKPGRYQLHLTAQARKKDGTLVTSPDYTVTWLVGPDSAVGLPQGTTPTHTITTSAEDFPLGEAPAPTPGGGQDAGARGKDAQVPAGAQCLAPGHYDVATTNDGTGEAKGRPSVTITDGRTSHASQSVIVPVPDAYAETLSLNARNQALGSLGKDGQRIWSLPEAQDRKEVWLGLSSERFDFSHVTEDGLRTYLDGFEGPGRAVYWDSDLATGIRRLLDSEHSELKIVARTPTHKHVGVSFNQPGTYRAFLSLDVNYDEKDGWPAYKYRYYDLYYAVGNAAIEASCPGYLAQHGLGSAAKPEPAPSASAAPSPSAAPAPTASSRPTPSTTATPVLPLKPRPTTRPSAPAKPAPTTAPAAKGTAAQCTPNGVDTVIDAGHVDMFNVVSDAKGRTSMTLKEDVTGAHVTHAPESVLLKVKEQALQKALPEGVPGAGKPGYLLPQTQDPALLWPGWDTQGVAAGGYSRTDLDVRYTGPDGGRISMFLMAGLGGVQSRLTDGGYELKPSGSTIRQDYPAHTHVNWVFSKAGRYTLTVTARSSKADGTTATTVPHTYTIDVGHVDCAGAQAPAKGSTAPGARQGASPVAGPGAALAAAESARAGATGSTAGATGAQSAASDGSAGSSSAAGSGAAGQCTPTKVTREATKEEAAALSAKDGKGPKDGQAASGSAAPASSATSATTTLTLNVGPGATGNATEGHFDLGPAIIDGALVARVKDDRHQPAAWVDPASLTFALGDAAALKAPKDVSFVAKEGSTVWMIPSTQIPGVPWLGMNSQREEIVNGTTGEVSFRLDSVDGPGKVAVFAAGGLGAGVGQHVFDGAGSSYTLPANTHAHQNWLFTQPGTYHLTVTMSVTPKGGSLSGSGAGSAHEPGSAAARAAGGLKATGEKGPNGLPMVEETVGRTPDGRPCDLGDLAHTGTDPVAPLAASVLLGLAGAGLVAGRRRTLAHREQ; encoded by the coding sequence ATGACCACCCCGGTCCCCTCCCTCCAGCGGCCGCCCACGCCGCCGGACACCCGCCCCGCCCGGCGCCGTCGCCGCGGCGCACCCGCCCTGTCCCTCCTCAGCATCGTCGCCCTGTCCGCGACCGGCCTCGTCGCACCGGTGCTCGCCGCGGCCCCCGCCGACGCCGCCCCCGCGGCCGTCCGCGAGGTCTCCGGCACCTGCATGCCCGCCGGCGCGGACACGCTCCTGGACTCCGGGCACGTCGACATGTTCAACCTCTCCTCGAACGCCTCGGGCGCCCTCACCCTGGACGTCAAGGAGGACGTCACCAAGCTGAACACGCACCGGGCCCCCGAGTCCGTCGTGCTCAAGGTCAAGGACCAGGCCCTCATGGACGTCCCCGCCGGTTACCCCGGCGCGCCGCGCTCCTGGTTCCTCCCCCAGAACCAGGACATGAACCTGCTCTGGCCCGGCTGGGACACCCTCGACGTGCGCGCCGGCGGCTACGACAAGGCCGCCTTCGACGTCAGCTACACCGGGCCCGAGGGCGGCGAGATCTCCATGTTCCAGATGGACGGCTTCTCCCCGAAGCCGATCTCGCGCCTCGCCGACGGCGGCTTCCGCCTCGACCCGGCCGGCTCCACCATCCCGCAGGACTACGCGGCCCACACCCACGTCAACTGGGCGTTCTCCAAGGCCGGCCGCTACACGCTCACCGTCACGGGTCGCGCGCAGAAGTCCGACGGCACCTGGTCGAGCACCTCCGCGCACACCTACACGATCGACGTCGGCGACGTCCCCTGCGCCTCCCTTCCCGGGGCCTCCGCCTCGCCGAGCCCCGCCGCGAGCCCGTCCGCGCCCGCGGCCCCGACGACGGCGCCCGCGGCCCCGACGACGGCGCCCGCCCCGAGCGCCGAGCCCACCACCGCCCCGAGCGCCCAGCCGAGCGCCCAGCCGAGCAGCGCCCCCGCCCCGACGTCGTCCGCGGCCCCGACCACCCCGGCCGACCCGGGCACCGGCTCCACCGCCCTCAAGGACCCCGTCACCGGAGCCGACCTGCTCCACCACAAGCACGTCGACGCCGGCCACATCCGCTGGAACGCCAAGAAGGGCACCTTCGAGATCGGCGTCATCGACGGGCAGACCTACCGCGACGCGAGCGAGGTCGCCGTCCGCCTCGGCCCCGACGCCGGCGCCGACGGCCGCGAGGCCTCGCGGATCAAGGTCCCCGCCTCGGGGATCCTGTCCTTCCTCGGCAAGCCCGGCGACATCCTCTGGAACGCCCCGCAGGAGCAGATCGACGACTGGCGCCCCGTCTGGACCGGCCTCGGCGCCTCCGAGCTCCCGGCCGACTTCGACAAGGACAGCCTCTACCTCACCCTCGACGGCGTCGACGGCCCCGGCACCGTGAGCGTGTGGCGCACCGTCGGCTCCGATCCCACCGAGTTCCTCAACTCCGCCTCCACCGACAAGCGGACCCTGTCCATGCCGTCCGGCGGTCACGGCCACTACAACTGGTCCTTCACGAAGCCCGGCCGCTACCAGCTCCACCTCACCGCGCAGGCCCGGAAGAAGGACGGCACCCTCGTCACCTCGCCGGACTACACGGTCACCTGGCTCGTCGGCCCCGACTCCGCCGTCGGCCTGCCCCAGGGCACCACCCCGACGCACACCATCACGACCTCCGCGGAGGACTTCCCGCTCGGTGAGGCCCCCGCGCCGACGCCCGGCGGCGGTCAGGACGCCGGCGCCCGCGGCAAGGACGCTCAGGTCCCCGCCGGCGCGCAGTGCCTCGCGCCCGGCCACTACGACGTCGCCACGACGAACGACGGCACGGGTGAGGCCAAGGGCCGTCCCTCCGTGACCATCACCGACGGGCGCACCTCCCACGCGAGCCAGTCCGTCATCGTCCCCGTCCCGGACGCCTACGCCGAGACCCTCTCGCTGAACGCCCGCAACCAGGCCCTCGGCTCCCTCGGCAAGGACGGCCAGCGCATCTGGTCCCTGCCTGAGGCCCAGGACCGCAAGGAGGTCTGGCTCGGGCTCAGCTCGGAGCGCTTCGACTTCTCCCACGTCACCGAGGACGGGCTGCGCACCTACCTCGACGGCTTCGAGGGCCCCGGCCGCGCCGTCTACTGGGACTCCGACCTCGCCACCGGCATCCGCCGCCTCCTCGACTCCGAGCACTCCGAGCTGAAGATCGTCGCCCGCACCCCCACGCACAAGCACGTGGGCGTCTCCTTCAACCAGCCCGGCACCTACCGCGCCTTCCTCAGCCTCGACGTCAACTACGACGAGAAGGACGGCTGGCCCGCGTACAAGTACCGCTACTACGACCTCTACTACGCGGTCGGCAACGCCGCCATCGAGGCCTCCTGCCCCGGCTACCTCGCCCAGCACGGCCTCGGCTCCGCCGCGAAGCCCGAGCCCGCCCCGAGCGCCTCCGCAGCCCCGTCCCCGAGCGCCGCCCCGGCACCGACGGCCAGCAGCCGGCCGACGCCGTCGACGACGGCGACCCCGGTCCTCCCGCTCAAGCCGCGTCCCACGACGCGTCCGAGCGCGCCCGCGAAGCCCGCCCCGACCACGGCCCCCGCCGCGAAGGGCACCGCCGCGCAGTGCACCCCCAACGGCGTCGACACCGTCATCGACGCCGGGCACGTCGACATGTTCAACGTCGTCTCCGACGCGAAGGGCCGCACCAGCATGACCCTCAAGGAGGACGTCACCGGCGCCCACGTCACACACGCCCCCGAGTCCGTCCTCCTCAAGGTCAAGGAGCAGGCCCTCCAGAAGGCCCTGCCCGAGGGCGTCCCCGGCGCCGGGAAGCCCGGCTACCTCCTGCCCCAGACCCAGGACCCGGCCCTCCTGTGGCCCGGCTGGGACACCCAGGGCGTCGCCGCGGGCGGCTACTCCCGCACCGACCTCGACGTCCGCTACACCGGGCCCGACGGCGGTCGGATCTCCATGTTCCTCATGGCCGGCCTCGGCGGCGTCCAGTCGCGCCTCACCGACGGCGGCTACGAGCTCAAGCCCTCCGGCTCCACGATCCGCCAGGACTACCCCGCGCACACCCACGTCAACTGGGTCTTCTCCAAGGCCGGCCGGTACACGCTCACGGTGACCGCCCGCTCCTCCAAGGCCGACGGCACGACCGCCACGACCGTTCCGCACACCTACACGATCGACGTCGGCCACGTCGACTGCGCCGGGGCCCAGGCCCCCGCCAAGGGCTCCACCGCCCCCGGCGCCCGGCAGGGCGCGAGCCCCGTTGCCGGCCCCGGCGCGGCCCTCGCCGCCGCGGAGTCCGCCCGCGCCGGCGCCACCGGCTCCACCGCCGGCGCCACCGGCGCGCAGAGCGCCGCCTCCGACGGCTCCGCCGGCTCGTCCTCCGCGGCCGGCTCCGGCGCAGCGGGCCAGTGCACCCCCACCAAGGTGACCCGTGAGGCCACCAAGGAGGAGGCCGCCGCCCTCAGCGCCAAGGACGGCAAGGGACCGAAGGACGGCCAGGCCGCCTCCGGCTCCGCCGCCCCGGCGTCCAGCGCCACGAGCGCCACGACGACCCTCACCCTCAACGTCGGCCCCGGCGCCACCGGGAACGCCACCGAGGGCCACTTCGACCTCGGCCCCGCCATCATCGACGGCGCCCTCGTCGCCCGCGTCAAGGACGACCGCCACCAGCCGGCGGCCTGGGTGGACCCCGCGTCCCTCACCTTCGCCCTCGGCGACGCCGCCGCCCTCAAGGCCCCCAAGGACGTCTCCTTCGTCGCGAAGGAGGGATCGACCGTCTGGATGATCCCCTCGACGCAGATCCCCGGGGTGCCGTGGCTCGGCATGAACTCCCAGCGCGAGGAGATCGTCAACGGCACCACCGGTGAGGTCTCCTTCCGCCTCGACTCCGTGGACGGCCCGGGCAAGGTCGCGGTCTTCGCCGCGGGCGGGCTGGGTGCGGGCGTCGGCCAGCACGTCTTTGACGGCGCGGGCTCGAGCTACACGCTCCCCGCCAACACGCACGCCCACCAGAACTGGCTCTTCACCCAGCCCGGCACCTACCACCTCACGGTCACGATGAGCGTCACGCCCAAGGGCGGCTCCCTCTCCGGGAGCGGCGCCGGCTCGGCCCACGAGCCCGGCTCCGCGGCCGCCCGTGCTGCCGGCGGCCTCAAGGCCACCGGCGAGAAGGGCCCGAACGGCCTGCCCATGGTCGAGGAGACCGTTGGCCGCACCCCCGACGGCCGGCCCTGCGACCTCGGCGACCTCGCGCACACGGGCACGGACCCGGTCGCCCCGCTCGCGGCCTCCGTGCTGCTCGGGCTCGCCGGAGCCGGTCTCGTCGCCGGACGCCGTCGGACGCTCGCTCACCGGGAGCAGTGA